One genomic region from Parachlamydia acanthamoebae encodes:
- a CDS encoding MBL fold metallo-hydrolase, translating into MKTTGQFTFLGTGGSMGVPVIGCHCAVCSSPSPFNKRMRPSGLIQLGTEKILIDAGPDHRNQALINRIDRLDGVIFTHAHHDHSAGIDDLRVYYMHTHKALECLMSKATYDELKYRYAYIFQPQEHYKLTTKMHIHLLENERGKVNFLSAKLRYFTYEQGGMAVNGFKCGNLAFVSDIRHYPESIFEDLSGTEILIISALRFTPSPLHLTVDEALAFAEKTQAKQVWFTHIAHELDHEKTNAYLPEHVRLAYDGLAFDFLPEFA; encoded by the coding sequence ATGAAAACTACAGGTCAATTTACTTTTTTAGGAACAGGCGGATCCATGGGAGTCCCTGTCATCGGTTGCCATTGCGCAGTCTGTTCCTCTCCTTCTCCATTTAATAAGCGGATGCGTCCTTCCGGATTAATTCAACTTGGAACTGAAAAAATCTTGATAGATGCAGGACCTGATCATCGCAATCAAGCGCTTATCAATCGAATTGACCGCTTAGATGGGGTGATTTTTACTCACGCCCACCATGATCATAGTGCGGGAATTGATGACTTACGCGTTTATTACATGCATACCCACAAAGCTTTAGAATGCCTGATGTCAAAAGCAACATATGATGAACTTAAGTATCGCTACGCCTACATCTTTCAACCGCAAGAACACTACAAGCTCACCACAAAGATGCATATCCACTTGTTAGAAAATGAAAGAGGCAAAGTGAATTTTCTGTCTGCCAAGCTTCGCTATTTCACCTATGAGCAGGGTGGTATGGCTGTCAATGGTTTTAAATGCGGAAATCTAGCCTTTGTTTCAGATATTCGACATTATCCTGAATCCATTTTTGAAGACTTGTCTGGCACGGAAATTTTAATTATTAGTGCCTTGCGCTTTACTCCTTCCCCTTTACATTTAACTGTGGACGAAGCTCTCGCTTTTGCTGAGAAAACACAAGCAAAACAGGTATGGTTTACGCATATTGCGCATGAGCTTGATCACGAAAAAACAAATGCCTATCTTCCAGAGCACGTCCGCCTGGCTTATGATGGCCTCGCATTCGATTTTTTACCCGAATTTGCATAA
- a CDS encoding deaminase gives MTKQDIQKVLHIPTILNAIEEGFVIYSQREAVVPPVSTLYFDHPPGDSHIKYGYTKKGRYYVVKVASTFYENSSLGLPSGNGLMLLFDKATGKPEVLLLDEGFLTDLRTAVAGCIAAKYFAPKNISCIGIVGTGMQAYWQLKLLPYVTNCRKVKVWGRNESKIRKFCENPELAEFQLQAELNLKQLCAECNLIVTTTSASSPLLLASQIRKGTHITAVGADDVGKQELDPRLFSMADRIIVDSREQCLQFGDTSYAFKEGRLKSSQIFELGEAILNPQKRRHSDDQLTIVDLTGIAIQDLQIAMSVSKDG, from the coding sequence ATGACTAAACAAGACATCCAAAAGGTACTTCACATTCCAACCATTTTAAATGCGATTGAAGAGGGATTTGTGATTTACAGCCAAAGGGAAGCCGTGGTTCCTCCTGTAAGCACTCTCTATTTTGATCATCCTCCCGGAGATAGCCATATCAAATATGGGTATACCAAAAAGGGGAGATACTACGTTGTTAAAGTCGCTTCCACCTTTTATGAAAATTCAAGCTTGGGTCTTCCAAGTGGAAATGGCTTAATGCTTTTGTTTGATAAAGCCACAGGAAAACCAGAGGTCCTTTTGCTGGATGAAGGGTTTTTAACAGATCTCCGTACAGCAGTGGCAGGCTGTATAGCAGCTAAGTATTTTGCGCCTAAAAACATCTCATGCATTGGAATCGTAGGCACAGGAATGCAAGCCTATTGGCAGCTCAAATTGCTCCCATACGTGACGAATTGCCGCAAAGTTAAGGTGTGGGGACGCAATGAATCTAAAATTAGAAAGTTTTGTGAAAATCCTGAGCTTGCGGAATTTCAACTTCAAGCAGAACTCAATTTAAAGCAATTATGTGCTGAGTGTAATCTTATTGTGACAACAACTTCAGCCTCAAGCCCTTTGTTACTTGCGAGCCAAATTAGAAAGGGAACTCACATTACTGCAGTTGGTGCAGACGACGTAGGAAAGCAAGAGCTCGATCCGAGGCTATTTTCAATGGCAGATCGGATCATTGTCGATAGCCGAGAACAATGTCTTCAATTTGGAGATACTTCATATGCATTCAAAGAGGGAAGGCTCAAATCAAGTCAAATATTTGAGCTAGGAGAGGCGATTCTCAATCCTCAGAAGAGAAGACATTCAGACGATCAATTGACGATCGTTGATTTAACAGGTATTGCGATACAAGATTTGCAAATCGCAATGTCTGTTAGTAAGGATGGTTAA
- a CDS encoding aminotransferase class I/II-fold pyridoxal phosphate-dependent enzyme — protein MRLPFFKLENFFNTWEFKAPYLLCSSDNEALTLQELLSFCDCESKHLWENLNLGYTHSTGHPLLKEEISHLYTRVKKGGIGTFAGAGEALFAAIHVLLQPGDHVIAPTPSYQTFYDLPKALGAEVSLFPIKDIQGEWVFDVDDIKKLIRPNTRLIIINFPHNPTSLTIDKETLEAIVACARAVQAYLLSDEVYRFSERSPLAMPPAADLYEKAISIGVMSKTFGLAGTRIGWLATQDQSLLARCMEFKCYTSLCNSGPSEILSVIALRAKDSIIQRNMQIIEENLSLLDTFFQNYSDIFRWK, from the coding sequence ATGCGTCTTCCTTTTTTTAAATTGGAAAATTTTTTCAATACGTGGGAATTTAAAGCTCCCTATTTGCTTTGCTCTTCTGATAATGAAGCCTTAACGTTACAAGAACTTTTAAGCTTTTGCGATTGTGAATCAAAACATTTATGGGAAAATTTAAATCTAGGCTATACACACTCTACAGGTCATCCTTTGCTTAAGGAGGAGATTTCGCATCTCTATACAAGGGTTAAAAAAGGTGGCATCGGAACATTTGCCGGGGCAGGCGAAGCCCTTTTTGCTGCCATACATGTTCTTTTACAACCAGGTGATCATGTCATTGCTCCGACTCCGTCTTATCAAACCTTTTATGATTTACCAAAAGCATTAGGAGCAGAGGTTTCCCTTTTTCCAATTAAGGACATACAGGGAGAGTGGGTGTTTGATGTGGATGACATCAAAAAACTCATCAGGCCAAACACGCGCTTAATCATCATTAACTTTCCGCATAATCCCACAAGTTTAACGATTGATAAAGAAACACTTGAGGCAATTGTGGCGTGTGCCCGAGCTGTGCAGGCTTATCTGCTTTCTGATGAAGTATACCGATTTTCTGAAAGATCTCCTCTTGCGATGCCTCCTGCTGCGGATTTATATGAGAAAGCTATCAGTATAGGCGTGATGTCAAAAACTTTTGGTTTAGCAGGCACGCGGATAGGATGGTTAGCAACGCAAGATCAATCATTGTTAGCAAGATGCATGGAATTCAAGTGTTATACATCGCTTTGTAACAGTGGACCTAGTGAAATTCTATCGGTTATTGCCTTACGCGCAAAAGATAGCATTATTCAGCGTAACATGCAGATTATCGAAGAAAATCTCAGTCTTCTGGACACATTTTTTCAAAACTATTCAGATATTTTTCGATGGAAATGA
- a CDS encoding PhzF family phenazine biosynthesis protein, producing the protein MTFKSHPIHYRLIDVFSKVPLAGNGLAVFMHNEPLNSELMQKLTQELRQYESIFLSGTHDPTRFQARIFTMEEELDFAGHPILGAACFLHELQNGEACAWTFDLPNKQVQVETVKKAGYYHATMEQGQPQFYPPLERSHTLEILKALNLSARDIHPNLPMQVISTGLPYLIVPVSCDLQKICIVSRNLAELLASVKAKFAYILQVSTLEGRTWDNDGRVEDIATGSAAGPVGAYLVQHGITAINNQFVINQGRFLKRPSQLFVQVSGQTNQIISVKVGGDVCMVARGVFDEIET; encoded by the coding sequence ATGACATTCAAATCACATCCGATCCATTATCGATTAATCGATGTTTTCAGTAAGGTTCCTTTAGCAGGCAATGGTTTAGCGGTCTTTATGCATAATGAGCCGTTGAATTCCGAACTCATGCAAAAGCTGACACAAGAATTGCGGCAATACGAGTCCATATTTTTGTCTGGCACACATGACCCCACAAGATTTCAGGCTCGCATTTTTACCATGGAAGAAGAATTAGATTTTGCGGGTCATCCTATCCTTGGCGCTGCCTGTTTTTTACATGAATTGCAAAATGGAGAAGCTTGTGCATGGACTTTTGATTTACCAAACAAACAAGTCCAGGTAGAGACAGTCAAAAAAGCGGGGTATTACCATGCAACCATGGAACAAGGACAGCCACAATTTTACCCTCCTTTAGAGCGATCACACACGTTGGAAATCTTAAAGGCATTAAATCTTTCAGCAAGAGATATTCATCCTAACTTACCTATGCAGGTTATCTCGACGGGCTTGCCTTATTTGATCGTTCCTGTTTCATGTGATCTTCAGAAAATATGCATTGTTTCGCGCAATTTAGCTGAATTGCTCGCTTCGGTGAAAGCCAAATTTGCTTACATTTTACAAGTGTCGACACTTGAAGGAAGAACTTGGGATAATGATGGACGAGTAGAAGATATTGCAACAGGCAGCGCAGCAGGACCCGTTGGAGCTTATTTAGTTCAACACGGTATTACAGCAATCAATAATCAATTTGTGATTAATCAAGGGCGTTTTTTGAAACGTCCAAGTCAGCTTTTTGTGCAAGTCAGTGGCCAGACGAATCAGATCATCTCGGTGAAAGTTGGTGGGGATGTTTGCATGGTTGCTCGAGGTGTATTTGACGAGATAGAAACATGA
- a CDS encoding low affinity iron permease family protein yields MAGKPLTFVVALTFVLVWVIVGLIWGFSNTWLLVIDTIATINASLMVFIIQNTQNRESKALHLKIDGLIKSIKEAENELIAVEKLGEEELDQIRKKIFI; encoded by the coding sequence ATGGCTGGAAAACCTCTTACGTTCGTCGTGGCATTAACTTTTGTTCTTGTTTGGGTTATTGTAGGATTGATTTGGGGATTCAGTAATACTTGGCTTTTAGTCATTGATACAATTGCTACTATTAATGCCTCATTAATGGTATTCATTATTCAAAATACTCAAAACCGAGAAAGCAAGGCTTTACATCTTAAAATTGATGGACTTATAAAATCTATTAAAGAAGCAGAAAATGAGCTGATAGCAGTTGAGAAATTAGGTGAAGAAGAGCTAGACCAAATTCGAAAAAAAATATTTATTTAG
- the hflX gene encoding GTPase HflX: MQKGTKISSEEENAQEKRKALLVSAFNGNDQRAICEEHLDELELLAETYGVEIVAKVPCLIRKVDAATFVTQGKLEELITLSKECAADLIIFDDEISPSQQRNLEKAFQLTVMDRTEVILEVFAQRAKTKEARLQIEYARVKYQAPRLKRLWSHLSRQHGSGGAGGGAYLKGEGEKQIEIDRRLIKKRLEQLQSEIQEVKEHREIQRVARTRSAIPVFALVGYTNAGKSTLLNALTDADVFVEDKLFATLDTTTRKFPLSTGQEVLVTDTVGFIRKLPHLLVAAFKSTLEEAIQADILLHVIDATHPMALEQARTTIQVLKELGVGDKPIITVLNKIDQAEQNELTTRLRLEYPRTVPISALHRRGFEELEEMMLRELSQQRKTLNLRIPQSEYALVSEIRRSGNVISQDYEENDVLIEVDLPVALANKLKNYVIS; the protein is encoded by the coding sequence GTGCAAAAGGGGACTAAAATATCAAGTGAAGAAGAGAATGCGCAAGAGAAAAGAAAAGCTTTGCTTGTTTCTGCATTCAATGGAAATGATCAGCGCGCAATTTGCGAAGAACATCTAGACGAACTAGAACTACTTGCTGAAACATATGGGGTCGAAATCGTGGCAAAAGTCCCCTGTCTAATTCGTAAGGTTGATGCGGCGACTTTCGTTACTCAAGGTAAGCTTGAGGAATTAATCACGCTCAGTAAAGAATGCGCTGCTGATCTTATCATTTTTGACGATGAAATCTCACCCAGCCAACAACGCAATCTCGAAAAAGCCTTTCAGTTAACCGTTATGGATCGAACTGAAGTGATTTTAGAAGTCTTTGCGCAACGTGCCAAAACCAAGGAAGCACGTCTACAAATTGAATACGCCCGCGTTAAGTATCAAGCGCCAAGACTAAAACGTCTATGGTCTCACCTATCTCGCCAGCACGGATCGGGAGGAGCTGGTGGAGGAGCCTATCTGAAAGGAGAAGGAGAAAAGCAAATTGAAATCGATAGACGCTTAATCAAAAAGCGTTTAGAGCAATTGCAAAGTGAAATCCAAGAAGTTAAAGAGCATCGTGAAATTCAACGTGTGGCGAGAACCCGTTCTGCAATCCCAGTCTTTGCCTTAGTCGGCTATACGAATGCTGGTAAATCCACACTGCTAAATGCCCTAACTGATGCTGATGTATTTGTAGAGGATAAACTTTTTGCCACATTAGACACAACAACTCGAAAATTTCCTTTGTCAACGGGACAAGAAGTCTTAGTCACTGACACTGTAGGCTTTATTCGCAAGCTCCCACACCTTCTAGTCGCCGCATTTAAAAGCACACTTGAAGAGGCCATTCAAGCAGATATCTTGTTGCATGTGATTGATGCGACACATCCCATGGCTCTTGAACAAGCCAGAACGACAATCCAAGTGTTGAAAGAGCTAGGCGTTGGAGATAAACCCATTATCACCGTTTTAAATAAAATTGACCAAGCAGAGCAAAATGAGTTGACCACACGCTTAAGGCTAGAATATCCACGCACCGTCCCTATTTCGGCTTTGCATCGGCGGGGATTTGAAGAGCTGGAAGAGATGATGCTGCGTGAACTCAGCCAGCAAAGAAAAACTTTAAATCTACGTATTCCACAAAGTGAGTATGCCCTTGTGAGCGAAATTCGTCGAAGCGGCAATGTGATTAGTCAAGATTACGAAGAAAACGATGTGCTCATTGAGGTAGATCTTCCTGTAGCTCTAGCCAATAAATTAAAAAATTATGTGATTTCATGA
- a CDS encoding DUF11 domain-containing protein, with the protein MCISPFSRCRGSFSFKITLFLLILLSVCLTPIEATYIKRYTTTDNGGILFTGNTLGLSKLANKNEPGTCDSAGAFITADTTQKVGNYLPGTTLSWQQNSSSAFLDLPQDSTVLYAELIWSGSYGFQNEITGSEPNTPITLSTPQHIRFQVTPDPTTSQTAITPGYSTSGNYMRSADVTSIVQEGGGGKYTVGGIPATISAHDDTHNAAGWTLAVVFRNGLMLTYNMTLFVGCEQASYTTNLPASVSGFCAPPSGALKGNLFISAIEGDANKMGDHMLFGDGLPLTINNNSLEGTNNPAGNFFGSQINTLLPLNKTAISTKLVDNGSGLLDTRGSFGNHNSDPVRGIVSAGNRQGYDITSIDISDIINYNQTSAYALGTTTGDDYTINALGIQIQVGAPIITATMQVNSQNSIEAVLEETLTFTCKLQNDGTSNAVAVTFKDILESGLEYVPGSFKFNEVLQNDPDLVEGFALGNLLIGQAAMFEFKVLVTDYPSFGNIFYNQGILDYQSQTCLNATLDLEAITNTVSIILPSQDIPNLTVFKLVNSEESIDASVGEVVTFTLNIDSCGLGTALNVVLKDPLPQGHTLISNSVVVDDVLVDSDPDLHNGILIGNISSGKTSKVIFKASINDYPPENNAYSYTANADFQYLPFPSEPVGLSTTSNTVRTNFSLPPPPPPPPPFTPVVPETPPPNSATGVIKKCESINRKDYCCKVQWEAANSQNVLFYRIYHKSKIVAKVDVHSPLIYRTCLRSKKSIQAFEITAVYPNNAESLRVKVRMGNE; encoded by the coding sequence ATGTGTATATCGCCATTTTCGCGATGTAGGGGTTCCTTTTCCTTTAAAATCACTCTTTTCCTTTTGATTTTGCTTTCTGTTTGTCTTACTCCTATAGAAGCGACTTATATAAAGCGTTATACAACAACAGACAATGGCGGTATTCTTTTTACGGGCAATACGCTAGGATTAAGCAAGCTTGCGAATAAGAATGAGCCCGGAACATGTGATTCAGCTGGAGCCTTTATTACAGCTGATACCACTCAGAAAGTTGGAAATTATCTGCCAGGTACAACTTTAAGCTGGCAGCAAAATAGCTCCTCAGCTTTCTTAGATCTCCCTCAAGACAGCACAGTACTCTATGCTGAACTCATTTGGTCTGGAAGTTATGGATTTCAAAATGAAATCACCGGTAGCGAACCGAATACTCCTATCACTCTTTCAACACCTCAACACATTCGTTTTCAAGTTACTCCCGATCCCACGACAAGCCAAACCGCGATAACTCCTGGATATTCCACTTCTGGAAATTATATGCGAAGTGCAGATGTCACGAGCATTGTGCAGGAGGGTGGAGGTGGCAAATACACCGTTGGAGGCATTCCGGCAACCATTTCCGCCCATGATGATACCCACAATGCTGCAGGCTGGACACTTGCTGTCGTGTTTCGAAATGGTTTAATGTTGACCTATAACATGACTCTTTTTGTTGGCTGTGAGCAAGCTTCATATACGACAAATCTTCCTGCGTCAGTTTCTGGTTTTTGCGCTCCTCCTTCTGGCGCTTTAAAAGGCAATTTGTTTATCAGTGCAATTGAGGGAGACGCAAACAAAATGGGCGATCACATGCTATTTGGGGATGGCTTGCCTCTTACAATCAACAACAATTCTTTAGAAGGGACGAATAATCCAGCCGGAAATTTTTTTGGTTCCCAGATTAATACATTGCTTCCGCTAAACAAAACAGCCATATCAACGAAGCTAGTCGATAACGGGTCCGGTCTTTTAGATACACGCGGTAGCTTCGGTAATCATAATTCTGATCCCGTGAGGGGAATTGTCTCAGCAGGTAATAGGCAAGGGTATGACATTACGAGCATTGATATTTCCGATATCATTAACTACAACCAAACATCTGCTTACGCTCTTGGAACAACAACAGGGGATGATTATACCATCAATGCTTTGGGAATCCAAATTCAAGTCGGAGCTCCCATCATTACAGCGACAATGCAGGTGAATTCACAAAATTCCATCGAAGCTGTTTTAGAGGAAACCTTGACCTTTACTTGTAAGCTTCAAAATGATGGAACAAGCAATGCTGTTGCGGTGACTTTTAAAGATATTTTGGAATCAGGTCTTGAATATGTTCCTGGCAGTTTTAAATTTAATGAAGTTCTTCAGAATGATCCGGATTTAGTTGAGGGCTTTGCTTTAGGAAATCTATTAATCGGTCAGGCAGCGATGTTTGAATTTAAGGTTCTCGTCACCGACTATCCTTCTTTCGGGAATATTTTTTATAATCAGGGTATTCTCGACTACCAATCACAAACCTGCCTGAATGCCACATTGGATCTCGAAGCCATCACAAATACGGTTTCAATTATATTACCATCGCAAGATATTCCAAATCTAACAGTCTTTAAACTTGTGAATTCAGAAGAGTCTATTGATGCTTCGGTGGGTGAAGTTGTGACATTTACGTTGAACATTGATTCATGTGGATTAGGAACAGCTCTAAATGTTGTATTAAAAGATCCTCTTCCACAAGGGCATACGCTTATTTCGAATAGCGTTGTTGTGGATGACGTTCTTGTAGATTCAGACCCAGATCTTCATAACGGCATTTTAATTGGAAATATTTCTTCAGGGAAGACTTCAAAGGTTATTTTTAAAGCTTCCATTAATGATTATCCGCCCGAAAATAATGCTTATTCGTATACGGCAAACGCAGATTTTCAATATCTTCCATTTCCAAGTGAACCTGTTGGTCTTTCTACGACTTCAAATACGGTTCGTACCAATTTTTCTTTGCCACCTCCACCGCCGCCACCTCCTCCATTTACTCCTGTTGTTCCTGAAACTCCCCCACCAAATTCAGCTACCGGAGTGATAAAAAAATGCGAATCAATTAATCGAAAGGATTATTGCTGCAAAGTCCAATGGGAAGCGGCAAATTCTCAAAATGTCTTATTTTATCGCATTTATCATAAAAGTAAAATCGTGGCTAAAGTGGACGTGCATTCACCTTTAATTTACCGAACTTGCTTAAGATCAAAAAAATCCATACAAGCATTTGAAATAACTGCTGTCTATCCGAATAACGCAGAAAGCCTTCGTGTAAAGGTGAGGATGGGTAATGAATAA
- a CDS encoding tetratricopeptide repeat protein: MQSSFPMLPTSNRFTELAKRDQWDEIVNEGLPKLENALKNRHLYESAILSVQLTTAFFSQKKYADAIDYSELSLDLSSHFENPAFKIRAFFLQAVIYRSLAEKSLDNDHQLFLYSKAIEIAENALHIFTENDIANQGLKAKILSNLGRLYVEQPNPDFSKAIHYYSLAISSFVKAEKMIAATRVKIRLAKVYLAQKNYAAAKDILNQIAIKPLNFERPPTLNHLSIQFLNALNEIEISLQSIQNKTGREPFSELLQAIAERQKTLTK; this comes from the coding sequence ATGCAAAGTAGCTTTCCCATGCTTCCAACTTCCAATCGCTTTACAGAGCTTGCAAAAAGGGACCAATGGGATGAAATTGTCAACGAAGGACTGCCAAAATTAGAAAACGCCCTAAAGAACAGACATCTTTATGAATCTGCTATTCTTTCTGTTCAATTAACGACGGCTTTTTTTTCTCAAAAAAAATATGCAGATGCAATTGATTATTCCGAACTTTCTCTCGATTTATCTTCCCATTTCGAAAACCCTGCTTTTAAGATTAGGGCTTTTTTCTTACAAGCGGTGATTTATCGCTCTTTAGCAGAAAAAAGCCTAGACAATGACCACCAACTATTCTTATACAGCAAGGCGATCGAAATCGCAGAAAATGCACTCCATATCTTTACTGAAAACGATATAGCTAATCAAGGGCTCAAGGCAAAAATATTGTCTAATCTTGGTAGACTATATGTGGAACAACCTAATCCAGACTTTTCAAAAGCTATTCATTATTACTCGTTAGCTATCTCAAGCTTTGTAAAGGCAGAAAAAATGATAGCTGCAACTCGAGTAAAAATTCGCCTTGCGAAAGTATACTTAGCACAAAAAAATTATGCCGCAGCAAAGGATATTCTCAACCAGATTGCGATTAAACCGCTAAACTTCGAACGTCCACCTACGCTTAATCATTTAAGTATTCAATTTCTCAATGCTTTAAATGAGATTGAAATCAGTTTGCAATCCATTCAAAATAAAACTGGACGGGAGCCCTTTTCAGAACTTTTACAAGCTATTGCGGAAAGGCAAAAGACTCTAACAAAATAG
- the tmk gene encoding dTMP kinase: MTTLKKCPCFITFEGGEGAGKTTLIQQVEADLKQLGYDVVSTREPGGSSLGNTIRQWLLQQNTKTSISIKAELLLFLAARAQHIEELILPSLTKGKIVLCDRFNDSTIAYQGVARGLGLEAVQNLCKFVCGNVVPDLTIYLDIDPHVGLTRTRHAAKEDAPMGSIDRIESEKLEFHEHVRQGFFKLIHQNPSRYHVIDASMSPELVLRDARATIDRLLSL, translated from the coding sequence ATGACTACACTGAAAAAGTGCCCTTGTTTCATCACCTTTGAAGGGGGTGAAGGGGCTGGCAAAACAACGCTTATTCAACAAGTCGAGGCCGATCTTAAACAACTTGGCTATGATGTTGTATCAACACGTGAACCTGGCGGCTCCTCCTTGGGAAACACCATCAGGCAATGGCTCCTTCAGCAAAATACTAAAACTTCCATTAGCATCAAAGCAGAGCTTCTACTCTTCTTGGCTGCTCGTGCCCAGCACATTGAGGAACTTATCCTCCCCTCGCTTACTAAAGGAAAAATTGTTTTGTGTGACAGATTTAATGATTCCACAATTGCTTATCAAGGTGTCGCTCGCGGTCTTGGACTAGAAGCTGTTCAAAATTTATGCAAATTTGTGTGTGGCAACGTAGTTCCTGATTTAACGATTTACCTAGATATCGATCCACACGTTGGTCTAACAAGAACTAGACACGCAGCCAAAGAAGATGCTCCCATGGGTTCCATCGATCGAATTGAATCCGAAAAGTTAGAATTTCATGAGCACGTTCGCCAAGGATTTTTTAAACTGATTCATCAAAACCCCAGTCGCTATCATGTCATTGATGCAAGCATGTCCCCCGAGCTTGTTTTGCGCGATGCCCGTGCGACTATTGATCGTTTACTTAGCTTATGA
- a CDS encoding helix-turn-helix transcriptional regulator has translation MNLKQFFAIAQAIGLLLHPHGEVVIHDLKTGCIAHIVNNLSKRKVGDESLLDEIKNLSEIPDVFPLYFKTNWDGKRMRCVTATLRDRKGNPIGLLCINVDLSKWEDMQKFLQGFMEQIGEITKPEALFKDDWREKINEYVFIYLQEHGESLKTLTKEKKKKLIEALHIEGAFQAKNAASYIADVLEISRATLYNYLR, from the coding sequence ATGAACTTAAAACAATTCTTTGCCATCGCACAAGCGATTGGATTACTTCTTCATCCACACGGAGAAGTGGTTATTCATGATTTAAAAACGGGGTGTATTGCTCACATTGTCAATAATCTTTCAAAAAGAAAAGTCGGGGATGAATCTTTGCTTGATGAAATAAAAAATCTTTCAGAAATTCCGGATGTTTTTCCCCTTTACTTTAAGACGAACTGGGATGGAAAAAGAATGCGTTGTGTGACGGCAACCCTTAGAGACCGGAAGGGCAATCCAATAGGATTACTATGCATCAATGTGGACTTGTCAAAATGGGAAGACATGCAAAAATTTCTGCAGGGCTTTATGGAACAAATAGGGGAAATCACTAAGCCAGAGGCTCTTTTTAAAGATGATTGGCGTGAAAAGATTAATGAATATGTTTTTATTTATCTGCAGGAGCATGGTGAATCCTTGAAAACCCTCACAAAGGAAAAAAAGAAAAAATTGATTGAAGCTCTGCATATAGAAGGGGCTTTCCAAGCTAAAAATGCAGCTTCTTACATCGCAGATGTTTTAGAGATTTCAAGAGCCACCCTGTATAATTACTTGAGGTAA
- a CDS encoding DNA polymerase III subunit — translation MILETYFSHICGNDPIKHYLIKMIEKNAIGQSLLFAGPEGIGKSLFAKAFAEILLTNGSADQRKQVKAETHPDLHIYRPEGKLGMHSIDAMRQLTEEIYLVPYQAKRKVFIIHEAERMLPYSANALLKTFEEPALDCVIILLTSLPENLLPTIRSRFQTIYFQEVEKKYLVKFVQENFQKTEQEAQTIAASSKGSFVQAARLCSQKKTYYQDILLPLLAAGRFSSYGALLETVRQLTDQLEQSKKQVEEEMRQELSSHLENLTAVQKESLEKEIEGFVSVQTNRETTHLLDFILSWYRDLELIRVKGDPTFLFHKDAYNQLEQSIQQGNRLSIELVQKAISDARKALERSSSIGITLENLFLKLHFY, via the coding sequence ATGATACTGGAAACCTATTTCTCTCACATTTGTGGAAATGATCCCATCAAGCACTATTTGATTAAGATGATCGAAAAAAATGCGATTGGACAATCCCTCCTTTTTGCAGGACCCGAGGGAATAGGGAAGAGTCTTTTCGCCAAGGCCTTTGCCGAAATTCTCCTAACAAATGGTTCCGCAGATCAACGTAAACAAGTTAAAGCCGAAACGCATCCGGATTTACATATCTATCGACCTGAAGGTAAACTGGGCATGCATAGCATTGATGCGATGCGACAACTCACTGAGGAAATCTACCTTGTTCCCTATCAAGCCAAACGAAAAGTCTTTATTATTCATGAAGCGGAGCGAATGCTCCCCTATAGTGCCAATGCCCTTTTAAAAACTTTTGAAGAACCTGCTCTGGATTGCGTGATTATTCTTCTCACTTCGCTACCAGAAAACCTACTGCCCACTATTCGATCTCGTTTTCAGACAATTTATTTTCAAGAAGTTGAAAAAAAGTACCTGGTTAAATTTGTTCAAGAGAACTTCCAAAAAACAGAACAGGAAGCTCAAACGATTGCAGCCTCTTCAAAAGGATCCTTTGTCCAGGCAGCGCGCCTTTGCTCACAAAAAAAAACCTATTACCAAGATATTCTTCTTCCTCTTTTAGCTGCGGGTCGATTTTCTTCCTACGGAGCTCTTTTGGAAACCGTCCGTCAACTAACCGACCAATTGGAGCAATCCAAAAAGCAAGTGGAAGAGGAGATGCGCCAGGAATTATCTAGTCATCTAGAAAACTTAACAGCCGTTCAAAAAGAATCTCTTGAGAAGGAAATTGAGGGTTTTGTATCGGTGCAAACAAATCGAGAAACCACCCATCTTTTGGATTTTATCCTGAGCTGGTATCGAGATTTAGAACTGATTCGCGTCAAAGGTGATCCTACTTTTCTGTTTCATAAGGATGCTTACAATCAACTCGAGCAATCGATTCAGCAAGGAAATCGACTATCTATTGAACTCGTACAAAAAGCCATTAGCGATGCTAGAAAAGCACTAGAACGATCTTCCTCTATAGGCATAACGCTGGAAAATTTATTTCTAAAACTGCATTTTTATTAA